In the Sandaracinus amylolyticus genome, CGATCACCGCGGCGGGGCAGATCTCCGAGCTGATCCCCGCAGGCCCCGGAGACGTGTCCTTCGGCCTCACCAACTTCGTCGCGATCGCGCCCGATGGATCGCTCGTCTTCACCGACTCGATGAGCGACCACGTCTTCCGCGCCGACGCCGATGGCGCGAACGTCACGCTGATCACCGACACGATCACGTATCCCAACGGCCTCGCGTTCTCGCCCGACGACGCCACGCTCTACGTCGCCTCGTGGGACGGCCGCACCGTGCACGCGCTCTCCTTCGACGCGTCCACGTCCACCTACGGCGCGCCGAGCGTCGCGATCGCGAACGTGCTGAACGTCGACGGCGTCGTCGCGACCAGCGAGGGCGCGCTCTACCTCGTCACGTCCTCGCGAGGCCTGCTCCGCGCCGATCCCGCGTCGAGCGATCCCCCGCTCACCGTCTTCCCGATGGCCGCGCTCGCGCTCCCCGCGAACGGCGTGTTCGGCGACGACGCGTTCGG is a window encoding:
- a CDS encoding SMP-30/gluconolactonase/LRE family protein produces the protein MHRASLFLICLSLAACGDDDAPAPTDAGIDAPPADAGPTLEAFADVRAFTEGLAIGRTPEGSSVLYASTRDDRIVRITPEGVVSDFVAMNDPLGIAVRDDGSLVVCAKRDDDVPVLFAITAAGQISELIPAGPGDVSFGLTNFVAIAPDGSLVFTDSMSDHVFRADADGANVTLITDTITYPNGLAFSPDDATLYVASWDGRTVHALSFDASTSTYGAPSVAIANVLNVDGVVATSEGALYLVTSSRGLLRADPASSDPPLTVFPMAALALPANGVFGDDAFGTSTLYLTSLANASIHRITTPDTGAPLP